Proteins encoded by one window of Cloeon dipterum chromosome 2, ieCloDipt1.1, whole genome shotgun sequence:
- the LOC135937852 gene encoding protein HIRA isoform X2 → MKLLKPAWVTHEGRPIFSVDIHPDGSRFATGGQGDDCGRVVIWNMAPVLSAEVEKDENVPKLLCQMDNHLACVNCVRWSVSGRYLASCGDDKTILIWQHSGSGGTVFGGISTAESWRCVATLRSHSGDVLDLAWAPHDAWLASCSVDNSVIIWNALNFPEVVTVLRAHSGLVKGVVWDPIGKFLASQSDDKTLKIWRTNDWKQETSITEPFKECGGTTHVLRMGWSPDGQYLVSAHAMNGGGPTAQIIEREGWVTDKDFVGHRKAITSVRFNNNIMLKSLPHSNKPQQYCCCAIGSRDRSISVWLTALKRPLVIIKDLFNDSVLDLTWCTSGHILMACSWDGTVACVEFEETEIGKALSASEKKALHERIYGKSLTVPNSLTSNTIVETPELLAVREAQRKQLNSTPTKVNSVSKPNLTATTMRGPSKQIETRTSDGKRRITPMFIPTVVDNGEAPQPFSSSTQPTFSSSTETKSKIVIEKREDIIAPNVSKPANPKPQSQELISSSMEVDKSPPNVTAPKSSVTPEKVNGVAAESLDQPAPLTSKIDKSNSSSQPKSEEPPKHEEKPKDKEKEEKKTEEKVEKAQAIPVQEKVPDVKTKTGKRRGRPPLSERVDRLEKTEKSVATPAPAQPVQTPAVHSPAKQVTVVAENELKLPILSIDKTLNVQIPGCPGKVLTVENAALASPFGPLNLVKCYFNNKSVNTKGGDWEAVLSSKAVAAGCNAFLCAVCCEDCTLQVFETMYGRRPLPPLQLTSRPSRLIVSRGHVFVLTVKGMLSVWDVPARKAVLVDESVAHLLDKNVSVVGCQVLESGSPALTLSSGKLYLFCSELKNWTLLGDGRDPVQQSSSHLLYATAVTQSGNVSASPLPPLTALQAACKGHFRSKVPTASGPASSCTLTFLEQQMACSRLLQSPRDYHLWLSALVRFLVHEGMETRLRLICDELLGPAHSRAVSSKSWDDKILGLSKHDLLRETLIVVATNLSLQRLYSEYNDLLESALTSK, encoded by the exons ATGAAGTTGCTGAAGCCGGCATGGGTCACCCACGAGG GGCGTCCCATCTTCTCTGTGGACATTCATCCAGATGGGTCTCGTTTTGCAACAGGAGGACAAg GTGATGATTGCGGTCGTGTTGTTATCTGGAATATGGCCCCAGTCCTTTCAGCAGAGGTTGAGAAAGACGAAAACGTTCCAAAACTTTTGTGCCAAATGGACAACCACTTGG cctgTGTTAATTGTGTCCGGTGGAGCGTTTCTGGCCGGTATCTTGCCTCTTGTGGAGACGATAAAACGATACTGATCTGGCAGCATTCTGGTTCTGGCGGCACGGTATTTGGAGGAATCTCTACCGCTGAGTCATGGCGGTGTGTCGCCACCCTCAGATCCCACTCAGGGGATGTATTAGACTTGGCTTGGGCCCCGCACGACGCATGgcttgcttcttgtagcgttGACAATTCTGTCATAATTTGGAACGCGCTCAATTTCCCTG AGGTTGTGACAGTTTTAAGGGCACACAGTGGCTTGGTAAAAGGAGTTGTTTGGGACCCCATTGGAAAGTTTCTCGCATCTCAGTCAGATGATAAGACACTTAAAATATGGCGGACAAACGACTGGAAGCAGGAAACGTCCATTACAGAGCCTTTTAAAGAG tgTGGAGGAACAACGCATGTTCTTCGCATGGGCTGGAGTCCTGACGGGCAATACCTGGTGTCTGCCCATGCAATGAATGGTGGCGGTCCAACAGCACAAATCATTGAGCGAGAAGGTTGGGTCACTGACAAAGATTTTGTCGGACACCGGAAAGCCATAACTTCTGTT agGTTCAACAACAACATCATGCTCAAGTCACTGCCGCACTCCAACAAGCCCCAGCAATATTGTTGCTGCGCTATTGGCTCCCGAGACCGGTCTATTTCAGTCTGGTTGACGGCCCTGAAAAGACCATTGGTTATCATAAAAGACCTTTTCAATGATTCTGTTCTTGACCTGACCTGGTGCACCAGTGGCCACATTCTCATGGCTTGTTCCTGGGACGGGACTGTGGCGTGCGTCGAATTTGAGGAAACAGAAATTGGAAAAGCCCTCAGCGCGAgtgaaaaa aaagcACTTCATGAGCGGATATATGGAAAGTCTTTAACAGTGCCAAACTCGCTTACTTCAAATACAATAGTTGAGACTCCAGAACTTCTGGCAGTAAGAGAAGCGCAGAGAAAACAACTAAATTCAACACCTACCAAAGTTAACTCTGTAAGCAAGCCCAACTTAACTGCTACTACAATGCGAGGTCCGAGTAAGCAAATTGAAACTCGAACGTCTGACGGGAAAAGAAGAATCACTCCAATGTTCATCCCAACTGTTGTTGATAATGG GGAAGCGCCACAGCCCTTCAGTTCATCTACACAGCCAACGTTTAGCAGTTCAACAGAGACAAAGAGCAAAATAGTCATCGAGAAAAGAGAGGACATAATCGCACCTAACGTGAGCAAGCCGGCCAATCCAAAACCTCAGTCGCAAGAACTTATAAGCAGCTCAATGGAAGTCGACAAATCGCCACCCAATGTTACTGCACCGAAGAGTAGCGTGACTCCCGAAAAAGTCAATGGTGTGGCTGCTGAGAGTTTGGACCAGCCAGCTCCCCTGACTTCTAAAATCGACAAATCAAA TTCGTCTAGCCAACCAAAGTCAGAGGAACCCCCAAAACACGAGGAAAAGCCCAAGGAtaaagaaaaagaggaaaagaaaacagaggAGAAGGTGGAAAAAGCTCAAGCAATTCCTGTGCAAGAAAAGGTGCCTGATGTGAAAACCAAAACAGGCAAAAGGAGGGGCAGGCCTCCTCTTTCAGAAAGGGTGGACCGCCTTGAGAAGACTGAAAAATCAGTAGCGACTCCCGCGCCTGCCCAACCAGTTCAAACGCCTGCAGTGCATTCTCCAGCCAAGCAAGTGACTGTTGTGGCTGAAAACGAGCTCAAACTCCCCATTTTAAGCATTGATAAGACTTTAAATGTTCAG ATTCCTGGGTGTCCAGGAAAAGTTCTCACAGTAGAAAATGCAGCTTTAGCAAGTCCATTCGGACCGCTCAACCTTGTAAAGTGTTACTTCAACAACAAAAGCGTTAACACCAAAGG AGGTGATTGGGAAGCTGTGCTTAGCAGCAAGGCTGTGGCAGCTGGTTGCAACGCTTTCCTCTGTGCCGTTTGCTGCGAAGACTGCACCCTGCAAGTGTTTGAGACCATGTATGGCAGGAGACCACTTCCACCGTTGCAGCTGACAAGCAGGCCTTCGagactcattgtcagcaggGGACATGTGTTTGTGCTGACAGTGAAAGGGATGTTGAGTGTTTGGGACGTTCCTGCCAGGAAAGCAGTGCTTGTTGATGAGTCTGTTGCTCACCTGCTGGACAAGAATG tGTCCGTGGTTGGCTGTCAAGTATTGGAGAGTGGAAGTCCTGCGCTAACTTTGTCCTCAGGAAAATTATACCTTTTCTGCAGTGAACTGAAAAACTG GACACTTCTTGGAGACGGGCGTGACCCAGTTCAGCAAAGCTCAAGTCATCTTTTATACGCAACAGCTGTAACGCAGTCTGGAAATGTTTCCGCCTCGCCTCTTCCACCTCTTACTGCCTTGCAGGCGGCATGCAAAGGCCATTT cCGTTCCAAAGTGCCAACTGCTTCTGGTCCAGCCTCAAGCTGCACTCTTACCTTCTTGGAACAGCAAATGGCATGCAGCAGATTGTTGCAGTCACCCAGAGATTACCACCTCTGGCTATCAGCTCTTGTTAGATTTTTGGTCCATGAAG GAATGGAGACCCGATTGCGGTTGATATGTGATGAGCTATTAGGCCCAGCCCATTCCCGAGCGGTGTCAAGCAAGTCATGGGACGACAAAATTCTT GGATTGTCAAAACACGACCTTCTACGAGAAACTCTCATTGTTGTAGCCACCAATCTGAGCTTGCAGAGGCTATATTCAGAGTACAACGATTTGCTTGAAAGCGCTCTCACAAGCAAGTAA
- the LOC135937852 gene encoding protein HIRA isoform X1, with product MKLLKPAWVTHEGRPIFSVDIHPDGSRFATGGQGDDCGRVVIWNMAPVLSAEVEKDENVPKLLCQMDNHLACVNCVRWSVSGRYLASCGDDKTILIWQHSGSGGTVFGGISTAESWRCVATLRSHSGDVLDLAWAPHDAWLASCSVDNSVIIWNALNFPEVVTVLRAHSGLVKGVVWDPIGKFLASQSDDKTLKIWRTNDWKQETSITEPFKECGGTTHVLRMGWSPDGQYLVSAHAMNGGGPTAQIIEREGWVTDKDFVGHRKAITSVRFNNNIMLKSLPHSNKPQQYCCCAIGSRDRSISVWLTALKRPLVIIKDLFNDSVLDLTWCTSGHILMACSWDGTVACVEFEETEIGKALSASEKKALHERIYGKSLTVPNSLTSNTIVETPELLAVREAQRKQLNSTPTKVNSVSKPNLTATTMRGPSKQIETRTSDGKRRITPMFIPTVVDNGEAPQPFSSSTQPTFSSSTETKSKIVIEKREDIIAPNVSKPANPKPQSQELISSSMEVDKSPPNVTAPKSSVTPEKVNGVAAESLDQPAPLTSKIDKSNFSSSSQPKSEEPPKHEEKPKDKEKEEKKTEEKVEKAQAIPVQEKVPDVKTKTGKRRGRPPLSERVDRLEKTEKSVATPAPAQPVQTPAVHSPAKQVTVVAENELKLPILSIDKTLNVQIPGCPGKVLTVENAALASPFGPLNLVKCYFNNKSVNTKGGDWEAVLSSKAVAAGCNAFLCAVCCEDCTLQVFETMYGRRPLPPLQLTSRPSRLIVSRGHVFVLTVKGMLSVWDVPARKAVLVDESVAHLLDKNVSVVGCQVLESGSPALTLSSGKLYLFCSELKNWTLLGDGRDPVQQSSSHLLYATAVTQSGNVSASPLPPLTALQAACKGHFRSKVPTASGPASSCTLTFLEQQMACSRLLQSPRDYHLWLSALVRFLVHEGMETRLRLICDELLGPAHSRAVSSKSWDDKILGLSKHDLLRETLIVVATNLSLQRLYSEYNDLLESALTSK from the exons ATGAAGTTGCTGAAGCCGGCATGGGTCACCCACGAGG GGCGTCCCATCTTCTCTGTGGACATTCATCCAGATGGGTCTCGTTTTGCAACAGGAGGACAAg GTGATGATTGCGGTCGTGTTGTTATCTGGAATATGGCCCCAGTCCTTTCAGCAGAGGTTGAGAAAGACGAAAACGTTCCAAAACTTTTGTGCCAAATGGACAACCACTTGG cctgTGTTAATTGTGTCCGGTGGAGCGTTTCTGGCCGGTATCTTGCCTCTTGTGGAGACGATAAAACGATACTGATCTGGCAGCATTCTGGTTCTGGCGGCACGGTATTTGGAGGAATCTCTACCGCTGAGTCATGGCGGTGTGTCGCCACCCTCAGATCCCACTCAGGGGATGTATTAGACTTGGCTTGGGCCCCGCACGACGCATGgcttgcttcttgtagcgttGACAATTCTGTCATAATTTGGAACGCGCTCAATTTCCCTG AGGTTGTGACAGTTTTAAGGGCACACAGTGGCTTGGTAAAAGGAGTTGTTTGGGACCCCATTGGAAAGTTTCTCGCATCTCAGTCAGATGATAAGACACTTAAAATATGGCGGACAAACGACTGGAAGCAGGAAACGTCCATTACAGAGCCTTTTAAAGAG tgTGGAGGAACAACGCATGTTCTTCGCATGGGCTGGAGTCCTGACGGGCAATACCTGGTGTCTGCCCATGCAATGAATGGTGGCGGTCCAACAGCACAAATCATTGAGCGAGAAGGTTGGGTCACTGACAAAGATTTTGTCGGACACCGGAAAGCCATAACTTCTGTT agGTTCAACAACAACATCATGCTCAAGTCACTGCCGCACTCCAACAAGCCCCAGCAATATTGTTGCTGCGCTATTGGCTCCCGAGACCGGTCTATTTCAGTCTGGTTGACGGCCCTGAAAAGACCATTGGTTATCATAAAAGACCTTTTCAATGATTCTGTTCTTGACCTGACCTGGTGCACCAGTGGCCACATTCTCATGGCTTGTTCCTGGGACGGGACTGTGGCGTGCGTCGAATTTGAGGAAACAGAAATTGGAAAAGCCCTCAGCGCGAgtgaaaaa aaagcACTTCATGAGCGGATATATGGAAAGTCTTTAACAGTGCCAAACTCGCTTACTTCAAATACAATAGTTGAGACTCCAGAACTTCTGGCAGTAAGAGAAGCGCAGAGAAAACAACTAAATTCAACACCTACCAAAGTTAACTCTGTAAGCAAGCCCAACTTAACTGCTACTACAATGCGAGGTCCGAGTAAGCAAATTGAAACTCGAACGTCTGACGGGAAAAGAAGAATCACTCCAATGTTCATCCCAACTGTTGTTGATAATGG GGAAGCGCCACAGCCCTTCAGTTCATCTACACAGCCAACGTTTAGCAGTTCAACAGAGACAAAGAGCAAAATAGTCATCGAGAAAAGAGAGGACATAATCGCACCTAACGTGAGCAAGCCGGCCAATCCAAAACCTCAGTCGCAAGAACTTATAAGCAGCTCAATGGAAGTCGACAAATCGCCACCCAATGTTACTGCACCGAAGAGTAGCGTGACTCCCGAAAAAGTCAATGGTGTGGCTGCTGAGAGTTTGGACCAGCCAGCTCCCCTGACTTCTAAAATCGACAAATCAAA TTTCAGTTCGTCTAGCCAACCAAAGTCAGAGGAACCCCCAAAACACGAGGAAAAGCCCAAGGAtaaagaaaaagaggaaaagaaaacagaggAGAAGGTGGAAAAAGCTCAAGCAATTCCTGTGCAAGAAAAGGTGCCTGATGTGAAAACCAAAACAGGCAAAAGGAGGGGCAGGCCTCCTCTTTCAGAAAGGGTGGACCGCCTTGAGAAGACTGAAAAATCAGTAGCGACTCCCGCGCCTGCCCAACCAGTTCAAACGCCTGCAGTGCATTCTCCAGCCAAGCAAGTGACTGTTGTGGCTGAAAACGAGCTCAAACTCCCCATTTTAAGCATTGATAAGACTTTAAATGTTCAG ATTCCTGGGTGTCCAGGAAAAGTTCTCACAGTAGAAAATGCAGCTTTAGCAAGTCCATTCGGACCGCTCAACCTTGTAAAGTGTTACTTCAACAACAAAAGCGTTAACACCAAAGG AGGTGATTGGGAAGCTGTGCTTAGCAGCAAGGCTGTGGCAGCTGGTTGCAACGCTTTCCTCTGTGCCGTTTGCTGCGAAGACTGCACCCTGCAAGTGTTTGAGACCATGTATGGCAGGAGACCACTTCCACCGTTGCAGCTGACAAGCAGGCCTTCGagactcattgtcagcaggGGACATGTGTTTGTGCTGACAGTGAAAGGGATGTTGAGTGTTTGGGACGTTCCTGCCAGGAAAGCAGTGCTTGTTGATGAGTCTGTTGCTCACCTGCTGGACAAGAATG tGTCCGTGGTTGGCTGTCAAGTATTGGAGAGTGGAAGTCCTGCGCTAACTTTGTCCTCAGGAAAATTATACCTTTTCTGCAGTGAACTGAAAAACTG GACACTTCTTGGAGACGGGCGTGACCCAGTTCAGCAAAGCTCAAGTCATCTTTTATACGCAACAGCTGTAACGCAGTCTGGAAATGTTTCCGCCTCGCCTCTTCCACCTCTTACTGCCTTGCAGGCGGCATGCAAAGGCCATTT cCGTTCCAAAGTGCCAACTGCTTCTGGTCCAGCCTCAAGCTGCACTCTTACCTTCTTGGAACAGCAAATGGCATGCAGCAGATTGTTGCAGTCACCCAGAGATTACCACCTCTGGCTATCAGCTCTTGTTAGATTTTTGGTCCATGAAG GAATGGAGACCCGATTGCGGTTGATATGTGATGAGCTATTAGGCCCAGCCCATTCCCGAGCGGTGTCAAGCAAGTCATGGGACGACAAAATTCTT GGATTGTCAAAACACGACCTTCTACGAGAAACTCTCATTGTTGTAGCCACCAATCTGAGCTTGCAGAGGCTATATTCAGAGTACAACGATTTGCTTGAAAGCGCTCTCACAAGCAAGTAA
- the LOC135937856 gene encoding uncharacterized protein LOC135937856, with product MLRIIGNRIGLLLARSSAKAVVGTTAPAEHICACSPIVNKQYSNASSVSSRQPQAWKMPPPSLTDLLIPIYRTPVVPKNLPVSVPLVPISTPGTEKDEIQAARLIVIRRHKMKKHKRKKLRKRMKFEWAKLRFRRETKKEKEFQDGLIKKVDEAHEFDAENYVQEKLRKLKLSGKL from the exons ATGTTGAGAATAATTGGCAATCGAATCGGGCTTCTCCTTGCAC gaaGCTCAGCAAAAGCTGTTGTTGGGACGACTGCACCAGCGGAGCATATTTGTGCGTGCTCACCAATAGTAAACAAACAAT ACAGCAATGCGTCTTCAGTTTCGAGCAGACAACCACAAGCGTGGAAAATGCCTCCACCATCTCTGACAGACTTGCTTATCCCGATTTACCGAACGCCCGTTGTGCCCAAAAATTTGCCTGTCAGTGTGCCGTTAGTTCCCATTTCGACTCCCGGCACTGAGAAGGATGAAATTCAAGCTGCAAGACTTATTGTTATAAGGAGGCACAAGATGAAGAAACACAAGAGGAAGAAGTTGAGGAAAAGGATGAAATTTGAATGGGCAAAA CTCCGGTTCCGAAGAGAAACTAAGAAAGAGAAGGAGTTCCAAGatggattaataaaaaaagtagaTGAAGCTCATGAATTTGACGCCGAAAATTATGTTCAGGAGAAGCTTAGGAAACTCAAGTTGAGCGGAAAACTGTAG
- the LOC135937855 gene encoding osteoclast-stimulating factor 1-like, translating to MASHLERTPSAPKIAPKPGKIKVVRALYAYTAQSADELTFQEGDVLYVFDQITDPNWWKAKCGSNIGLIPSNYVETCTEEVLYPLHDAARRGNISYLKQCISEGVSATSLDHAGNTALFWACHSGQIECVQELLNLSGQALDAQNRLGDTPLHASASRGHLEVVNLLLESGADASVRNSDELLPQDLAASSAIKSAIQSKLLCRQGSKTSFNYTPDEYEDEEISD from the exons ATGGCATCACACTTAGAGCGAACTCCTAGTGCTCCAAAAATTGCACCAAAACCAG GAAAAATCAAGGTCGTGCGGGCCCTGTATGCTTACACAGCGCAAAGTGCCGATGAATTGACATTCCAAGAGGGTGACGTCCTCTACGTCTTTGACCAAATCACTGATCCTAACTGGTGGAAAGCAAAGTGTGGATCAAATATTGGGTTAATACCCAGCAACTATg TGGAAACATGCACTGAAGAAGTCCTTTATCCCCTGCACGACGCAGCTCGACGAGGAAATATTAGCTACCTGAAACAGTGTATTTCTGAAGGTGTCTCGGCAACAAGTCTCGACCACGCAGGCAACACAGCCCTGTTTTGGGCCTGCCACTCTGGACAAATCGAGTGCGTTCAGGAGCTTCTAAATCTCTCTGGCCAAGCCTTGGACGCACAG AACCGGCTTGGGGACACTCCATTACACGCATCCGCATCACGAGGACACCTGGAGGTTGTCAACTTGCTTTTGGAGTCAGGAGCAGACGCCAGTGTAAGAAATTCAGACGAGCTTTTACCCCAGGATCTAGCCGCGTCATCTGCAATTAAATCGGCAATTCAGAGCAAACTTCTGTGCCGCCAGGGTTCAAAAACATCTTTTAACTACACTCCAGACGAATATGAGGATGAGGAAATATCTGactga
- the LOC135937852 gene encoding protein HIRA isoform X3, with translation MKLLKPAWVTHEGRPIFSVDIHPDGSRFATGGQGDDCGRVVIWNMAPVLSAEVEKDENVPKLLCQMDNHLACVNCVRWSVSGRYLASCGDDKTILIWQHSGSGGTVFGGISTAESWRCVATLRSHSGDVLDLAWAPHDAWLASCSVDNSVIIWNALNFPEVVTVLRAHSGLVKGVVWDPIGKFLASQSDDKTLKIWRTNDWKQETSITEPFKECGGTTHVLRMGWSPDGQYLVSAHAMNGGGPTAQIIEREGWVTDKDFVGHRKAITSVRFNNNIMLKSLPHSNKPQQYCCCAIGSRDRSISVWLTALKRPLVIIKDLFNDSVLDLTWCTSGHILMACSWDGTVACVEFEETEIGKALSASEKKALHERIYGKSLTVPNSLTSNTIVETPELLAVREAQRKQLNSTPTKVNSVSKPNLTATTMRGPSKQIETRTSDGKRRITPMFIPTVVDNGEAPQPFSSSTQPTFSSSTETKSKIVIEKREDIIAPNVSKPANPKPQSQELISSSMEVDKSPPNVTAPKSSVTPEKVNGVAAESLDQPAPLTSKIDKSNQPKSEEPPKHEEKPKDKEKEEKKTEEKVEKAQAIPVQEKVPDVKTKTGKRRGRPPLSERVDRLEKTEKSVATPAPAQPVQTPAVHSPAKQVTVVAENELKLPILSIDKTLNVQIPGCPGKVLTVENAALASPFGPLNLVKCYFNNKSVNTKGGDWEAVLSSKAVAAGCNAFLCAVCCEDCTLQVFETMYGRRPLPPLQLTSRPSRLIVSRGHVFVLTVKGMLSVWDVPARKAVLVDESVAHLLDKNVSVVGCQVLESGSPALTLSSGKLYLFCSELKNWTLLGDGRDPVQQSSSHLLYATAVTQSGNVSASPLPPLTALQAACKGHFRSKVPTASGPASSCTLTFLEQQMACSRLLQSPRDYHLWLSALVRFLVHEGMETRLRLICDELLGPAHSRAVSSKSWDDKILGLSKHDLLRETLIVVATNLSLQRLYSEYNDLLESALTSK, from the exons ATGAAGTTGCTGAAGCCGGCATGGGTCACCCACGAGG GGCGTCCCATCTTCTCTGTGGACATTCATCCAGATGGGTCTCGTTTTGCAACAGGAGGACAAg GTGATGATTGCGGTCGTGTTGTTATCTGGAATATGGCCCCAGTCCTTTCAGCAGAGGTTGAGAAAGACGAAAACGTTCCAAAACTTTTGTGCCAAATGGACAACCACTTGG cctgTGTTAATTGTGTCCGGTGGAGCGTTTCTGGCCGGTATCTTGCCTCTTGTGGAGACGATAAAACGATACTGATCTGGCAGCATTCTGGTTCTGGCGGCACGGTATTTGGAGGAATCTCTACCGCTGAGTCATGGCGGTGTGTCGCCACCCTCAGATCCCACTCAGGGGATGTATTAGACTTGGCTTGGGCCCCGCACGACGCATGgcttgcttcttgtagcgttGACAATTCTGTCATAATTTGGAACGCGCTCAATTTCCCTG AGGTTGTGACAGTTTTAAGGGCACACAGTGGCTTGGTAAAAGGAGTTGTTTGGGACCCCATTGGAAAGTTTCTCGCATCTCAGTCAGATGATAAGACACTTAAAATATGGCGGACAAACGACTGGAAGCAGGAAACGTCCATTACAGAGCCTTTTAAAGAG tgTGGAGGAACAACGCATGTTCTTCGCATGGGCTGGAGTCCTGACGGGCAATACCTGGTGTCTGCCCATGCAATGAATGGTGGCGGTCCAACAGCACAAATCATTGAGCGAGAAGGTTGGGTCACTGACAAAGATTTTGTCGGACACCGGAAAGCCATAACTTCTGTT agGTTCAACAACAACATCATGCTCAAGTCACTGCCGCACTCCAACAAGCCCCAGCAATATTGTTGCTGCGCTATTGGCTCCCGAGACCGGTCTATTTCAGTCTGGTTGACGGCCCTGAAAAGACCATTGGTTATCATAAAAGACCTTTTCAATGATTCTGTTCTTGACCTGACCTGGTGCACCAGTGGCCACATTCTCATGGCTTGTTCCTGGGACGGGACTGTGGCGTGCGTCGAATTTGAGGAAACAGAAATTGGAAAAGCCCTCAGCGCGAgtgaaaaa aaagcACTTCATGAGCGGATATATGGAAAGTCTTTAACAGTGCCAAACTCGCTTACTTCAAATACAATAGTTGAGACTCCAGAACTTCTGGCAGTAAGAGAAGCGCAGAGAAAACAACTAAATTCAACACCTACCAAAGTTAACTCTGTAAGCAAGCCCAACTTAACTGCTACTACAATGCGAGGTCCGAGTAAGCAAATTGAAACTCGAACGTCTGACGGGAAAAGAAGAATCACTCCAATGTTCATCCCAACTGTTGTTGATAATGG GGAAGCGCCACAGCCCTTCAGTTCATCTACACAGCCAACGTTTAGCAGTTCAACAGAGACAAAGAGCAAAATAGTCATCGAGAAAAGAGAGGACATAATCGCACCTAACGTGAGCAAGCCGGCCAATCCAAAACCTCAGTCGCAAGAACTTATAAGCAGCTCAATGGAAGTCGACAAATCGCCACCCAATGTTACTGCACCGAAGAGTAGCGTGACTCCCGAAAAAGTCAATGGTGTGGCTGCTGAGAGTTTGGACCAGCCAGCTCCCCTGACTTCTAAAATCGACAAATCAAA CCAACCAAAGTCAGAGGAACCCCCAAAACACGAGGAAAAGCCCAAGGAtaaagaaaaagaggaaaagaaaacagaggAGAAGGTGGAAAAAGCTCAAGCAATTCCTGTGCAAGAAAAGGTGCCTGATGTGAAAACCAAAACAGGCAAAAGGAGGGGCAGGCCTCCTCTTTCAGAAAGGGTGGACCGCCTTGAGAAGACTGAAAAATCAGTAGCGACTCCCGCGCCTGCCCAACCAGTTCAAACGCCTGCAGTGCATTCTCCAGCCAAGCAAGTGACTGTTGTGGCTGAAAACGAGCTCAAACTCCCCATTTTAAGCATTGATAAGACTTTAAATGTTCAG ATTCCTGGGTGTCCAGGAAAAGTTCTCACAGTAGAAAATGCAGCTTTAGCAAGTCCATTCGGACCGCTCAACCTTGTAAAGTGTTACTTCAACAACAAAAGCGTTAACACCAAAGG AGGTGATTGGGAAGCTGTGCTTAGCAGCAAGGCTGTGGCAGCTGGTTGCAACGCTTTCCTCTGTGCCGTTTGCTGCGAAGACTGCACCCTGCAAGTGTTTGAGACCATGTATGGCAGGAGACCACTTCCACCGTTGCAGCTGACAAGCAGGCCTTCGagactcattgtcagcaggGGACATGTGTTTGTGCTGACAGTGAAAGGGATGTTGAGTGTTTGGGACGTTCCTGCCAGGAAAGCAGTGCTTGTTGATGAGTCTGTTGCTCACCTGCTGGACAAGAATG tGTCCGTGGTTGGCTGTCAAGTATTGGAGAGTGGAAGTCCTGCGCTAACTTTGTCCTCAGGAAAATTATACCTTTTCTGCAGTGAACTGAAAAACTG GACACTTCTTGGAGACGGGCGTGACCCAGTTCAGCAAAGCTCAAGTCATCTTTTATACGCAACAGCTGTAACGCAGTCTGGAAATGTTTCCGCCTCGCCTCTTCCACCTCTTACTGCCTTGCAGGCGGCATGCAAAGGCCATTT cCGTTCCAAAGTGCCAACTGCTTCTGGTCCAGCCTCAAGCTGCACTCTTACCTTCTTGGAACAGCAAATGGCATGCAGCAGATTGTTGCAGTCACCCAGAGATTACCACCTCTGGCTATCAGCTCTTGTTAGATTTTTGGTCCATGAAG GAATGGAGACCCGATTGCGGTTGATATGTGATGAGCTATTAGGCCCAGCCCATTCCCGAGCGGTGTCAAGCAAGTCATGGGACGACAAAATTCTT GGATTGTCAAAACACGACCTTCTACGAGAAACTCTCATTGTTGTAGCCACCAATCTGAGCTTGCAGAGGCTATATTCAGAGTACAACGATTTGCTTGAAAGCGCTCTCACAAGCAAGTAA